One part of the Enterococcus sp. DIV1094 genome encodes these proteins:
- the rpiA gene encoding ribose-5-phosphate isomerase RpiA, whose amino-acid sequence MNLKQLVGIKAAEFVEDGMIVGLGTGSTAYYMVEEIGRRMREEGLKITGVTTSSGTKAQAEGLGIPLKSIDEVSMVDLTIDGADEISADFQGIKGGGAALLFEKIVATYSKQTIWIVDGSKMVDQLGRFPLPVEVIPYGSQQLMRLFEEKNYQPVLRQTEAGETVLTDSGHYIIDLHLERIEDPEKLAAYLDQLVGVVEHGLFLNMVSKVVVASENGVDVLDTPFQK is encoded by the coding sequence ATGAACTTAAAACAATTAGTAGGTATCAAAGCAGCAGAATTTGTTGAAGACGGGATGATCGTTGGACTAGGAACTGGATCAACTGCTTATTATATGGTAGAAGAAATCGGACGTCGCATGCGTGAAGAAGGATTGAAAATCACTGGGGTCACTACTTCTAGCGGCACAAAAGCACAAGCAGAAGGCTTAGGTATCCCTTTGAAAAGTATCGATGAAGTTTCGATGGTCGATTTGACGATCGATGGTGCCGATGAGATCAGCGCGGATTTCCAAGGAATCAAAGGTGGCGGTGCTGCCCTATTGTTTGAAAAGATCGTTGCAACGTATTCCAAACAAACGATCTGGATCGTTGATGGGTCAAAAATGGTCGATCAATTAGGACGCTTCCCACTCCCTGTCGAAGTCATCCCTTATGGTTCTCAACAATTGATGCGTCTTTTTGAAGAAAAAAACTATCAACCTGTCTTACGCCAAACGGAAGCTGGAGAGACCGTATTAACAGATAGCGGTCATTATATTATTGACCTTCATTTAGAACGAATCGAAGACCCTGAAAAATTAGCGGCTTACTTGGATCAATTAGTCGGTGTGGTCGAACACGGCTTGTTTTTAAATATGGTTTCAAAGGTAGTCGTTGCCTCTGAAAATGGCGTGGATGTACTTGATACTCCCTTTCAAAAATAA
- the rpsL gene encoding 30S ribosomal protein S12 has product MPTINQLVRKPRKSKVEKSNSPALNKGYNSFKKTQTNVNSPQKRGVATRVGTMTPKKPNSALRKYARVRLSNLIEVTAYIPGIGHNLQEHSVVLLRGGRVKDLPGVRYHIVRGALDTAGVNDRKQSRSKYGTKRPKA; this is encoded by the coding sequence ATGCCTACAATTAACCAATTAGTACGTAAACCTCGTAAATCAAAGGTGGAAAAATCTAATTCACCTGCTTTGAACAAAGGATATAACAGCTTTAAGAAAACTCAAACAAACGTGAACTCTCCTCAAAAACGTGGGGTAGCTACACGTGTGGGTACAATGACACCTAAAAAACCGAACTCAGCTTTACGTAAATATGCTCGTGTTCGTTTGTCAAACTTAATTGAAGTTACTGCTTATATCCCAGGGATTGGTCACAATTTACAAGAACACAGCGTGGTACTATTACGCGGTGGACGTGTAAAAGACTTACCAGGGGTACGTTACCATATCGTTCGTGGTGCACTTGATACTGCTGGTGTAAACGATCGTAAACAAAGCCGTTCTAAATACGGTACGAAAAGACCTAAAGCTTAA
- the rpsG gene encoding 30S ribosomal protein S7, producing the protein MPRKGPVAKRDVLPDPIYNSKLVTRLINRVMVDGKRGVAANIIYNAFDLIKESTGNDPLEVFEQAMNNVMPVLEVKARRVGGSNYQVPVEVRPERRTTLALRWVVNYARLRGEHTMEERLAKEIMDAANNTGASVKKREDTHKMADANRAFAHYRW; encoded by the coding sequence ATGCCACGTAAAGGTCCTGTTGCAAAACGTGATGTTTTACCAGATCCTATTTATAACTCAAAATTAGTAACTCGCTTGATCAACCGTGTAATGGTTGACGGAAAACGCGGTGTTGCTGCTAATATTATCTATAATGCCTTTGATTTGATCAAAGAATCTACAGGTAACGATCCATTAGAAGTGTTTGAACAAGCAATGAACAATGTTATGCCTGTTCTTGAAGTTAAAGCACGTCGTGTTGGGGGTTCAAACTATCAAGTACCAGTTGAAGTTCGCCCTGAACGTCGTACGACTTTAGCGCTACGTTGGGTAGTTAACTACGCTCGCTTGCGCGGTGAACACACAATGGAAGAACGCTTAGCGAAAGAAATCATGGACGCTGCAAACAACACTGGAGCTTCTGTTAAAAAACGCGAAGACACACACAAAATGGCAGACGCGAACCGCGCATTTGCTCATTATCGTTGGTAA
- the fusA gene encoding elongation factor G produces the protein MAREFSLEKTRNIGIMAHVDAGKTTTTERILYYTGKIHKIGETHEGASQMDWMEQEQERGITITSAATTAQWKGYRVNIIDTPGHVDFTIEVQRSLRVLDGAVTVLDAQSGVEPQTETVWRQATEYRVPRIVFCNKMDKIGADFLYSVKSLHDRLQANAHPIQLPIGSEDNFTGIIDLVTMKAEIYTNDLGTDIQETEIPEEYAEQAQEWREKLVEAVAETDEELMMKYLEGEEITQEELVAGIRRATINVEFFPVLAGSAFKNKGVQLMLDAVLDYLPSPLDIEAIKGIDSKTDEETTRPADDEAPFASLAFKVMTDPFVGRLTFFRVYSGVLESGSYVLNASKGKKERIGRILQMHANTRQEIDKVYSGDIAAAVGLKDTTTGDTLCALDAPVILESIEFPEPVIQVAVEPKSKADQDKMGIALQKLAEEDPSFRVETNVETGETVISGMGELHLDVLVDRMKREFKVEANVGAPQVSYRETFREATKAEGKFVRQSGGKGQYGHVWVEFTPNEEGKGFEFENAIVGGVVPREYIPAVEKGLEESMNNGVLAGYPLVDIKAKLYDGSYHDVDSNETAFRVAASMSLRAAAKHARPVILEPMMKVTITVPEDYLGDIMGHVTSRRGRVEGMEAHGNSQIVNAIVPLAEMFGYATTLRSATQGRGTFMMVFDHYEDVPKSVQEEIIKKNGGKAE, from the coding sequence ATGGCAAGAGAATTTTCGCTAGAAAAAACTCGTAATATTGGTATCATGGCTCACGTTGATGCAGGTAAAACTACAACAACAGAGCGTATCTTGTACTATACTGGTAAAATCCATAAAATCGGTGAAACTCACGAAGGAGCTTCACAGATGGACTGGATGGAGCAAGAACAAGAACGTGGTATCACAATTACATCTGCTGCCACTACTGCGCAGTGGAAAGGTTACCGCGTAAATATCATCGATACACCAGGACACGTAGACTTCACAATCGAAGTTCAACGTTCTCTACGTGTATTGGATGGTGCTGTAACTGTACTTGATGCACAATCAGGTGTTGAACCTCAAACAGAAACTGTTTGGCGTCAAGCAACTGAGTACCGAGTGCCTCGTATCGTATTCTGTAACAAAATGGATAAAATCGGTGCAGACTTCTTATACTCAGTAAAATCATTGCACGATCGCTTACAAGCGAACGCGCATCCAATCCAATTGCCAATCGGTTCTGAAGATAACTTCACAGGTATCATTGACTTGGTAACGATGAAAGCAGAGATCTACACAAACGATCTAGGCACAGACATCCAAGAAACTGAAATCCCTGAAGAATATGCAGAACAAGCACAAGAATGGCGTGAAAAATTAGTCGAAGCTGTTGCTGAAACAGACGAAGAACTAATGATGAAATATCTTGAAGGTGAAGAAATCACTCAAGAAGAATTAGTTGCTGGTATCCGCCGTGCAACAATCAACGTTGAGTTCTTCCCTGTATTGGCTGGTTCAGCATTCAAGAATAAAGGGGTCCAATTGATGTTGGATGCTGTTCTTGATTACTTGCCATCACCATTAGATATCGAAGCAATTAAAGGTATTGACTCAAAAACAGACGAAGAAACAACTCGTCCTGCAGATGACGAAGCTCCTTTTGCTTCATTAGCATTTAAAGTAATGACTGACCCATTCGTAGGTCGTCTAACTTTCTTCCGTGTCTATTCTGGTGTCCTTGAAAGTGGTTCATACGTATTGAACGCATCTAAAGGCAAAAAAGAACGTATCGGTCGTATTCTACAAATGCACGCAAACACTCGTCAAGAAATCGACAAAGTGTATTCAGGTGATATCGCCGCTGCTGTTGGATTGAAAGATACAACAACAGGGGACACATTGTGTGCGTTAGACGCGCCAGTTATCCTTGAATCAATCGAATTCCCAGAACCAGTTATCCAAGTCGCTGTTGAGCCTAAATCAAAAGCTGACCAAGATAAAATGGGTATTGCGTTGCAAAAACTTGCAGAAGAAGATCCTTCATTCCGTGTTGAAACAAACGTTGAAACAGGTGAAACAGTTATCTCAGGTATGGGTGAGTTGCACTTGGACGTATTAGTAGACCGTATGAAACGCGAATTTAAAGTTGAAGCAAACGTTGGTGCGCCTCAAGTTTCTTACCGCGAAACATTCCGTGAAGCAACTAAAGCGGAAGGTAAATTCGTACGTCAGTCTGGTGGTAAAGGTCAATACGGTCACGTATGGGTTGAATTTACACCAAACGAAGAAGGAAAAGGCTTCGAATTCGAAAACGCAATCGTTGGTGGTGTGGTTCCACGTGAATACATCCCAGCAGTTGAAAAAGGATTAGAAGAATCAATGAATAACGGTGTTCTTGCTGGTTATCCATTAGTGGATATCAAAGCAAAACTTTACGATGGTTCATACCATGACGTCGATTCAAATGAAACAGCGTTCCGTGTTGCTGCATCTATGTCTCTAAGAGCTGCTGCAAAACACGCACGCCCTGTGATCCTTGAACCAATGATGAAAGTTACGATCACTGTACCAGAAGATTACTTAGGTGATATCATGGGACACGTAACAAGCCGTCGCGGACGTGTTGAAGGAATGGAAGCACACGGTAACTCACAAATCGTTAATGCAATCGTTCCATTGGCAGAAATGTTCGGATATGCAACAACATTGCGTTCAGCAACTCAAGGACGTGGTACATTCATGATGGTATTTGACCACTACGAAGACGTACCAAAATCTGTTCAAGAAGAAATCATTAAGAAAAACGGCGGAAAAGCTGAATAA
- the tuf gene encoding elongation factor Tu, which translates to MAKEKFDRSKPHVNIGTIGHVDHGKTTLTAAITTVLSKKNGGQAMAYDQIDGAPEERERGITISTAHVEYETDARHYAHVDCPGHADYVKNMITGAAQMDGAILVVSAADGPMPQTREHILLSRQVGVPYIVVFLNKVDMVDDEELLELVEMEVRDLLTEYEFPGDDVPVIAGSALRALEGDASYEEKILELMAAVDEYIPTPERDNDKPFMMPVEDVFSITGRGTVATGRVERGQVRVGDVIDIVGIAEETAQTTVTGVEMFRKLLDYAEAGDNIGALLRGVSREDIQRGQVLAKPGTITPHTKFSAEVYVLTKEEGGRHTPFFTNYRPQFYFRTTDVTGVVELPEGTEMVMPGDNVTMEVELIHPIAIENGTKFSIREGGRTVGAGVVTEIKA; encoded by the coding sequence ATGGCAAAAGAAAAATTTGACCGTTCGAAACCACACGTTAACATTGGTACTATCGGACACGTTGACCATGGTAAAACAACTTTAACAGCTGCAATCACAACTGTACTATCTAAGAAAAACGGCGGCCAAGCAATGGCTTACGATCAAATCGATGGTGCTCCAGAAGAACGCGAACGCGGAATCACTATCTCAACAGCTCACGTTGAGTACGAAACTGACGCACGTCACTACGCTCACGTTGACTGCCCAGGACACGCGGACTACGTTAAAAACATGATCACTGGTGCTGCTCAAATGGACGGAGCAATCTTAGTTGTTTCTGCTGCTGACGGCCCTATGCCTCAAACTCGTGAACACATCCTATTATCTCGTCAAGTTGGTGTACCATACATCGTTGTATTCTTGAACAAAGTAGATATGGTTGATGATGAAGAATTACTAGAATTAGTTGAAATGGAAGTTCGTGACCTATTAACAGAATACGAATTCCCTGGTGACGATGTTCCTGTAATCGCTGGTTCAGCTTTAAGAGCTTTAGAAGGCGACGCTTCATACGAAGAAAAAATTCTTGAATTGATGGCTGCAGTTGACGAATATATCCCAACTCCAGAACGTGACAACGACAAACCATTCATGATGCCAGTTGAGGACGTATTCTCAATCACTGGTCGTGGTACTGTTGCTACAGGACGTGTTGAACGTGGACAAGTTCGTGTTGGTGACGTTATCGATATCGTTGGTATCGCAGAAGAAACAGCTCAAACAACAGTAACTGGTGTTGAAATGTTCCGTAAATTATTAGACTACGCTGAAGCAGGCGATAACATTGGTGCGTTACTACGTGGTGTTTCACGTGAAGACATCCAACGTGGTCAAGTTTTAGCTAAACCAGGTACAATTACACCTCATACAAAATTCTCTGCAGAAGTATACGTGTTGACTAAAGAAGAAGGTGGACGTCATACTCCATTCTTCACTAACTACCGTCCACAATTCTACTTCCGTACGACTGACGTAACTGGTGTTGTTGAATTACCAGAAGGAACTGAAATGGTTATGCCTGGCGACAACGTAACAATGGAAGTTGAATTAATCCACCCAATCGCTATCGAAAACGGTACTAAATTCTCAATCCGTGAAGGCGGACGTACAGTTGGTGCCGGTGTCGTTACAGAAATCAAAGCTTAA
- the rpsJ gene encoding 30S ribosomal protein S10, with protein sequence MAKQKIRIRLKAYEHRILDQSADKIVETAKRTGAGVSGPIPLPTERSLYTVIRATHKYKDSREQFEMRTHKRLIDIVNPTPKTVDALMKLDLPSGVNIEIKL encoded by the coding sequence ATGGCAAAACAAAAAATTCGTATCCGTTTAAAAGCGTATGAACACCGTATTTTAGATCAATCAGCGGATAAAATCGTGGAAACTGCAAAAAGAACTGGAGCTGGCGTTTCTGGTCCAATTCCATTACCAACTGAACGCAGTCTTTACACAGTTATTCGTGCGACGCACAAATACAAAGATTCACGCGAACAATTCGAAATGCGTACACACAAACGTCTTATCGACATTGTGAACCCAACACCAAAAACAGTTGATGCTTTAATGAAGCTTGACTTACCATCAGGTGTTAACATCGAAATCAAACTATAA
- the rplC gene encoding 50S ribosomal protein L3 produces the protein MTKGILGKKVGMTQIFTESGELIPVTVVEATPNVVLQVKTMETDGYEAIQVGYQDMREVLSNKPAKGHVAKANTAPKRFIREFKNVELGEYEVGKEITVDVFQAGDIIDVTGTTKGKGFQGVIKRHGQSRGPMAHGSRYHRRPGSMGPVAPNRVFKNKRLAGRMGGNRVTIQNLEVVRVDAERNVILIKGNVPGAKKSLITIKSAVKAK, from the coding sequence ATGACCAAAGGAATCTTAGGGAAAAAAGTGGGAATGACACAAATCTTCACTGAATCTGGCGAATTAATTCCAGTTACTGTTGTAGAAGCTACGCCAAACGTAGTACTACAAGTGAAAACAATGGAAACTGATGGCTACGAAGCTATTCAAGTTGGTTACCAAGATATGCGTGAAGTTTTATCAAACAAACCTGCGAAAGGTCATGTTGCAAAAGCAAACACGGCTCCTAAGCGCTTCATTCGTGAATTCAAAAATGTTGAGCTAGGAGAATATGAAGTAGGAAAAGAAATTACAGTTGATGTTTTCCAAGCAGGAGACATTATTGATGTAACAGGTACTACGAAAGGTAAAGGATTCCAAGGGGTTATCAAACGTCACGGCCAAAGCCGCGGACCAATGGCTCACGGTTCTCGCTACCATCGTCGTCCTGGGTCAATGGGTCCAGTTGCACCTAACCGTGTATTCAAAAACAAACGTCTTGCTGGCCGTATGGGTGGCAACCGCGTAACTATCCAAAACTTGGAAGTTGTACGTGTAGATGCTGAAAGAAACGTAATCTTGATCAAAGGTAACGTTCCTGGAGCGAAAAAATCATTAATCACTATCAAATCAGCTGTGAAAGCTAAATAA
- the rplD gene encoding 50S ribosomal protein L4, whose protein sequence is MPNVALFKQDGSQNGEITLNEEIFGIEPNESVVYDAIVMQRASLRQGTHAVKNRSAVRGGGRKPWRQKGTGRARQGSIRSPQWRGGGVVFGPTPRSYSYKLPKKVRRLAMKSVLSEKVAENNLVAIEGLSFDAPKTKEFKEVLAKLSIDSKVLVVLEPGNDFAALSARNLSNVSVVTSDNVSVLDVVSNTKVLATQTALTQIEEVLA, encoded by the coding sequence ATGCCGAATGTAGCATTATTCAAACAAGATGGAAGCCAAAACGGTGAAATCACTCTTAACGAAGAAATCTTCGGAATTGAACCAAATGAAAGTGTTGTATACGACGCAATCGTTATGCAACGTGCATCATTAAGACAAGGAACTCATGCGGTTAAAAACCGTAGCGCTGTTCGAGGCGGTGGCCGTAAACCATGGCGCCAAAAAGGAACTGGTCGTGCTCGTCAAGGATCAATCCGTTCACCACAATGGCGTGGAGGTGGCGTAGTCTTCGGACCAACACCACGTTCTTACAGCTACAAACTTCCTAAAAAAGTTCGTCGCTTAGCAATGAAATCTGTATTGTCAGAAAAAGTTGCTGAAAACAACTTGGTAGCAATCGAAGGATTGAGCTTTGATGCACCAAAAACAAAAGAATTCAAAGAAGTTCTTGCTAAATTATCTATTGACTCTAAAGTATTGGTTGTACTAGAACCTGGTAACGACTTTGCAGCTTTATCTGCACGTAACTTATCAAACGTTTCTGTAGTAACTTCTGATAACGTTAGCGTTCTAGATGTTGTATCAAATACAAAAGTTTTAGCAACACAAACTGCTCTTACTCAAATTGAGGAGGTGCTTGCATAA
- the rplW gene encoding 50S ribosomal protein L23, giving the protein MNLLDVIKRPVITEKSMLAMDDKKYTFEVDTRANKTLVKQAVEAAFDVKVKNVNIVNVRAKFKRMGKYAGYTKKRRKAIVTLTEDSKEIQLFDAAE; this is encoded by the coding sequence ATGAACTTACTAGACGTAATCAAACGCCCAGTGATCACTGAGAAATCAATGCTTGCCATGGATGACAAGAAATATACTTTCGAAGTAGACACTCGCGCAAACAAAACTTTAGTAAAACAAGCGGTTGAAGCTGCTTTTGACGTAAAAGTCAAAAACGTGAACATCGTGAACGTACGTGCGAAATTCAAACGTATGGGCAAATATGCAGGATATACGAAAAAACGTCGCAAAGCGATCGTTACATTGACTGAAGATTCAAAAGAAATCCAATTATTCGATGCTGCTGAATAA
- the rplB gene encoding 50S ribosomal protein L2, whose translation MAIKKYKPTTNGRRNMTGSDFAEITTSTPEKTLLQPLKNHAGRNNNGRITVRHQGGGHKRQYRVIDFKRNKDNVVATVQTIEYDPNRSANIALVHYEDGVKAYILAPKGLQVGMKLVSGPEADIKVGNALPLENIPVGTVIHNIEMKPGKGGQLIRSAGTSAQVLGKEGKYVLIRLNSGEVRMILAACRATIGSVGNEQHELINIGKAGRSRWMRKRPTVRGSVMNPNDHPHGGGEGKAPIGRKAPVSPWGQPALGYKTRNKKAKSDKLIVRRKNK comes from the coding sequence GTGGCGATTAAAAAGTACAAACCTACCACAAATGGCCGTCGTAACATGACAGGTTCTGATTTTGCTGAAATCACAACATCAACACCTGAAAAAACATTGTTACAGCCATTGAAAAACCATGCTGGACGTAACAACAACGGCCGCATCACTGTACGTCATCAAGGTGGCGGACACAAACGCCAATACCGCGTGATCGATTTCAAACGTAACAAAGACAACGTTGTTGCTACTGTTCAAACGATCGAATATGATCCAAACCGTTCAGCTAACATCGCGTTAGTACATTATGAAGATGGAGTGAAAGCTTACATCTTAGCACCAAAAGGACTACAAGTTGGAATGAAACTTGTTTCAGGTCCAGAAGCAGATATCAAAGTCGGAAATGCTCTTCCTTTAGAAAACATTCCAGTTGGTACTGTGATCCACAATATTGAAATGAAACCTGGTAAAGGTGGACAATTGATCCGTTCTGCTGGTACAAGTGCTCAAGTACTTGGTAAAGAAGGCAAATACGTATTGATCCGCTTAAACTCTGGTGAAGTTCGCATGATCTTAGCTGCATGCCGTGCAACAATCGGTTCTGTAGGTAACGAACAACATGAACTTATCAATATTGGTAAAGCTGGCCGCTCTCGTTGGATGCGTAAACGCCCAACTGTACGTGGTAGCGTAATGAACCCTAACGATCACCCACACGGTGGTGGTGAAGGTAAAGCTCCAATCGGGCGTAAAGCTCCAGTTTCTCCTTGGGGTCAACCAGCTCTTGGTTACAAAACTCGTAACAAGAAAGCTAAATCAGACAAACTTATCGTTCGTCGTAAAAATAAATAA
- the rpsS gene encoding 30S ribosomal protein S19 → MGRSLKKGPFVDEHLMSKVEAQAGAEKKKVIKTWSRRSTIFPSFVGYTIAVYDGRKHVPVYIQEDMVGHKLGEFAPTRTYRGHVADDKKTRR, encoded by the coding sequence ATGGGTCGTAGTTTAAAGAAAGGGCCTTTCGTTGATGAGCATTTAATGAGTAAAGTTGAAGCTCAAGCAGGGGCCGAAAAGAAAAAAGTAATCAAAACTTGGTCTCGTCGTTCGACAATTTTCCCAAGTTTTGTTGGATATACCATCGCAGTATATGATGGACGTAAACACGTACCAGTTTACATCCAAGAAGATATGGTAGGACACAAATTAGGTGAATTCGCACCAACTAGAACTTATCGTGGGCATGTTGCTGACGACAAGAAAACGAGACGCTAA
- the rplV gene encoding 50S ribosomal protein L22, with the protein MAEQITSAKATAKTVRTSPRKARLVIDLIRGKSVADAISILKFTPNKSAGIIEKVLMSAIANAENNFDLDVENLVVSEAFVNEGPTMKRFRPRAKGSASPINKRTSHITVVVSEK; encoded by the coding sequence ATGGCAGAACAAATCACATCAGCTAAAGCAACTGCAAAAACAGTTCGCACTTCACCTCGTAAAGCGCGTCTAGTAATTGACCTTATCAGAGGTAAAAGTGTTGCGGATGCAATTTCAATCTTGAAATTCACACCAAACAAATCTGCTGGGATCATCGAGAAAGTATTGATGTCAGCAATTGCAAATGCAGAAAACAACTTTGACTTAGATGTTGAGAACTTGGTAGTATCTGAAGCATTTGTTAACGAAGGACCAACAATGAAACGTTTCCGTCCACGTGCAAAAGGTTCAGCTTCACCAATCAACAAACGTACAAGTCATATCACGGTAGTCGTATCAGAAAAATAA
- the rpsC gene encoding 30S ribosomal protein S3: MGQKVHPIGMRVGIIRDWDAKWFAEKEYAEFLHEDLRIRKFISTRLADAAVSTIEIERATGRVNISIHTAKPGMVIGKGGSEVENLRKELNKLTGKRIHINIVEIKKPDLDAKLVGEGIARQLENRVAFRRAQKQAIQRSMRSGAKGIKTQVSGRLNGADIARSEGYSEGTVPLHTLRADIDYAWEEADTTYGKLGVKVWIYRGEILPTKKNTEKGGK, encoded by the coding sequence GTGGGTCAAAAAGTACATCCAATTGGAATGCGTGTAGGCATCATCCGCGACTGGGATGCAAAATGGTTTGCTGAAAAAGAGTATGCAGAGTTCTTACACGAAGATTTAAGAATCCGTAAATTTATTTCAACTAGACTTGCTGATGCTGCTGTATCAACAATTGAAATCGAACGCGCAACTGGCCGCGTAAACATTTCAATCCACACAGCTAAACCAGGTATGGTTATTGGTAAAGGCGGATCTGAAGTCGAAAACCTAAGAAAAGAATTAAACAAATTAACTGGTAAAAGAATCCATATCAACATCGTGGAAATCAAAAAACCAGATTTAGATGCTAAATTAGTAGGTGAAGGAATTGCACGTCAATTAGAAAACCGTGTTGCATTCCGTCGCGCTCAAAAACAAGCCATCCAACGTTCAATGCGTTCTGGCGCTAAAGGTATCAAAACTCAAGTATCTGGACGTCTAAACGGTGCGGATATCGCTCGTTCAGAAGGATACTCAGAAGGAACAGTTCCTCTTCACACTTTGCGTGCGGATATTGATTACGCATGGGAAGAAGCAGATACAACATACGGAAAACTAGGAGTTAAAGTGTGGATCTATCGTGGAGAAATTCTTCCAACTAAAAAAAACACTGAGAAAGGAGGGAAATAA
- the rplP gene encoding 50S ribosomal protein L16, with amino-acid sequence MLVPKRVKHRREFRGKMRGEAKGGKEVAFGEYGLQAVESHWITNRQIEASRIAMTRYMKRGGKVWIKIFPHKSYTSKAIGVRMGKGKGAPEGWVAPVKRGKIMFEIAGVSEEVAREALRLASHKLPMKTKIVKREEMGGESNEG; translated from the coding sequence ATGTTAGTACCTAAACGTGTAAAACACCGTCGTGAATTCCGCGGAAAAATGCGTGGTGAAGCAAAAGGCGGAAAAGAAGTAGCATTCGGTGAATACGGCTTACAAGCTGTTGAATCACACTGGATCACAAACCGTCAGATCGAAGCTTCTCGTATTGCTATGACTCGTTACATGAAACGTGGCGGGAAAGTATGGATCAAAATTTTCCCTCATAAATCATATACATCTAAAGCGATCGGCGTTCGTATGGGTAAAGGTAAAGGGGCTCCTGAAGGATGGGTTGCACCAGTAAAACGTGGTAAAATCATGTTTGAAATCGCAGGCGTATCTGAAGAAGTAGCTCGTGAAGCATTACGTTTAGCTTCTCACAAATTACCAATGAAAACTAAGATCGTAAAACGTGAGGAAATGGGTGGTGAATCGAATGAAGGTTAA
- the rpmC gene encoding 50S ribosomal protein L29, translated as MKVKEIRELTTAEMLDQEKQLKEELFNLRFQLATGQLENTARIKEVRKSIARIKTVLREQAK; from the coding sequence ATGAAGGTTAAAGAAATCAGAGAATTAACCACTGCCGAAATGCTTGATCAAGAAAAACAATTAAAAGAAGAATTGTTTAATCTTAGATTCCAATTAGCAACAGGTCAATTAGAAAACACTGCACGTATTAAAGAAGTACGTAAATCGATTGCACGCATCAAAACAGTTTTGCGTGAACAAGCTAAGTAA
- the rpsQ gene encoding 30S ribosomal protein S17 yields MTEERNQRKVYQGRVVSDKMDKTITVAVETKKNHPIYGKRMNYSKKYKVHDENNTAKVGDIVRIMETRPLSATKRFRLLEIVEEAVII; encoded by the coding sequence ATGACTGAAGAAAGAAATCAACGCAAAGTTTATCAAGGTCGCGTGGTATCAGACAAAATGGATAAAACAATTACCGTTGCTGTCGAAACAAAGAAAAACCACCCTATTTACGGTAAACGCATGAACTACTCTAAGAAGTACAAAGTACATGATGAAAACAACACAGCAAAAGTTGGCGACATCGTGAGAATTATGGAAACTCGTCCATTATCAGCTACAAAACGTTTCCGTTTGTTGGAAATAGTCGAAGAAGCAGTTATTATCTAA
- the rplN gene encoding 50S ribosomal protein L14, giving the protein MIQAESRLRIADNSGAREILTIKVLGGSGRKTANIGDVIVATVKQATPGGVVKKGDVVKAVIVRTKSGARRADGSYIKFDENAAVIIRDDKSPRGTRIFGPVARELRENNFMKIVSLAPEVL; this is encoded by the coding sequence GTGATCCAAGCAGAAAGTCGTTTAAGAATCGCTGATAATTCAGGCGCACGTGAAATTTTGACGATCAAAGTCCTTGGTGGATCTGGTCGCAAAACTGCGAATATCGGTGATGTGATCGTTGCTACGGTTAAACAAGCAACGCCAGGTGGGGTTGTCAAAAAAGGTGACGTCGTTAAAGCCGTTATCGTTCGTACAAAATCAGGAGCTCGTCGTGCAGACGGTTCATACATCAAATTTGATGAAAATGCTGCAGTGATTATTCGTGATGATAAAAGCCCTCGTGGAACACGTATCTTTGGGCCAGTTGCACGTGAACTACGTGAAAACAACTTCATGAAGATCGTTTCTCTAGCACCAGAAGTTTTATAA